AGAGATATTATAATGAGATGAGAGATTTTTTAAGAGCTTTTTATGGAGATGTACTTAAAACTAATAATTATTTAAAGATGGGGATACTTACAGGGATAATAAGAGTAGCTCAAGCAGGAATATTCTCTGATTTAAATAACTTTACAAATTATACAATACTAAATAATGAATATAGTGATTGTTTTGGGTTGGTTGAAAGTGAAGTAAAAGCAATGCTTGATTATTACAGCATTGGTTATGAGATGCCAGAGGTAAAATCTTGGTATAATGGGTATAGTTTTGGAGAAAATGAGATATATAATCCTTGGAGTATATTAAAATATGTACAGTTTAAAAAGGTAAAATCATATTGGGTAAATACCTCAGGAAATGCTCTGATTTTAAATATGCTATTAGCTTCAAATTCAACTGTTTTTGATAATCTAAATGACTTAATAAATGGTAAAGATATAATGGTATATATCAATGAAAGCATAAGAATGGGGGATAATTTATCTCCTAACAATATTTGGGAAATAATGCTATTTTCTGGATATTTAACAGTGAAAGAAACACTTAGTGAAACAATGTTTGTTTTGAGAATACCAAATAAAGAGATACAAAGTCTATTTAAAGGCTTATTCGTAGATGCTATTTTCAGAGAGAGTAGTAATGTTGGAAGTTTAGTCCAAGCTTTGATTACCAAAAATATCTCTCAAGTAATAAAGAGTTTAGAAGATGTAGTTATTAATGCGATTAGTTTCTATGATATAAGTAGAAAGTATGAGAATCCCTATCAAGCATTATTAGGAGGATTTTTATATGCCTTAGATGATTACTATATAATGGATCCAAATATGGAGAGCGGTTATGGAAGGGCAGATATAATACTTATTCCAAGAAATAAATCTTGGGCAGGGTATATTTTGGAATTAAAAAGAGCAAATACCAATGATATAGAAAAAGAGGCAGAAAAAGCCTTTAATCAAATAGAGGATAAAAAGTATGAAGCACTATTAAAGAAAAATGGA
The genomic region above belongs to Candidatus Fusobacterium pullicola and contains:
- a CDS encoding ATP-binding protein, whose amino-acid sequence is MKKVPIAIEDFREVRGQDCYYVDKTKFIEDILNDGSEVKLFCRPRRFGKTLNMSMLKYFFNIENKDENRELFNSLYIENSPMMKEQGKYPVIFISMKGITASTWEGALKNIRDKIFKLYNEYDGKINHILTENENKIFNKFAGKESDEEELKTALSFLTSLLYKYYNQKVIVLIDEYDSPIISAYEKRYYNEMRDFLRAFYGDVLKTNNYLKMGILTGIIRVAQAGIFSDLNNFTNYTILNNEYSDCFGLVESEVKAMLDYYSIGYEMPEVKSWYNGYSFGENEIYNPWSILKYVQFKKVKSYWVNTSGNALILNMLLASNSTVFDNLNDLINGKDIMVYINESIRMGDNLSPNNIWEIMLFSGYLTVKETLSETMFVLRIPNKEIQSLFKGLFVDAIFRESSNVGSLVQALITKNISQVIKSLEDVVINAISFYDISRKYENPYQALLGGFLYALDDYYIMDPNMESGYGRADIILIPRNKSWAGYILELKRANTNDIEKEAEKAFNQIEDKKYEALLKKNGVKDIVKIGIVFDGKKAVAYY